Proteins from a genomic interval of Papaver somniferum cultivar HN1 chromosome 4, ASM357369v1, whole genome shotgun sequence:
- the LOC113276024 gene encoding uncharacterized protein LOC113276024: MSSSYYSPNSSNSSPNPLFPSIYPKSSLSLETQTVPDNPICSEFTTSSIRSVDHETATMVNKATVDKSSQLEEEISKKQDYFHRLRRENHDESSLEFEKAFNDLFLTILRKNQNQNDTDSDQDTKVIVGTGVDSQLGTDTRIVKFGFENIGLIESEFIEPKLTKDEVDVNLKSISLDSADDLSSVRESIQNYSTFGTTDEGNFQSNFKYVFSVTNGSSAEVQEYMEQLKFLDYQEGKPFVSQHNSLNIVLDSQVRRVTNAEVKDFNLLHQNANAESQQFEDQKLITYDNLNQFTSYIFQILKVFSRLQIISSSDSVCMLFDCGKEFVVCEMYSYCARRNLKLCLETLSSCLIIPMEKYDEESYYELILQHGCQLDSKFMNSVVFVLVKDSDSYNGENLFARMYDRDCITSYACGRLLFDQCRIHQTKLWNSYLEVLVASSSELFHTLLNYMRSNDYELDYLNVNSYVIGVAEVLVKTSQGHNEDGDTLIVGRVFDRGRMLKSSWNSSKFCLNTLSSGVFFLMVSAWMNEYTGNFVYEQLNDSKMFTVTNNKFSSVKWVGCSLDLARTLFDRGKEFYVLISGYSVYELDLELGLCCDFLFKYMNMFCLLSGDCCDASKLNYEKSQQGSIVWTVLNRSTLQVTRVREYRNVPERFSQVLVKDDSRSTQMEEACKKFMGQEILSTNTTMLLVKMLNFVQLNLWIFLLDIELSLLWRPSHRLPIGNKLLNVSSMKTNSNTVEKGDLSKILVQNLGGNIGILSLNTVATTCDEFSTERPRSILPWVSFFLPSFLHTSTMNDNHNTRRKSMKETIIPGLFVFNTFEDTRRIFWLKRGYRGVERYARRKEIKGMLAKACAGEISGHEWLEEMLMGVGCSRTQLRVAVLKLTVILIIQICSLL, from the coding sequence atgtcttcttcttattattcccCTAATTCATCTAATTCTTCTCCTAATCCTCTATTTCCCTCTATCTATCCCAAatcatctctatccttagagactCAAACTGTTCCTGATAATCCAATTTGTAGTGAGTTCACTACAAGTAGTATCAGATCAGTTGATCATGAGACTGCTACCATGGTTAACAAAGCTACAGTAGATAAATCTtcacaactagaagaagaaatttcaaaGAAACAGGATTATTTTCATAGATTAAGGAGAGAAAATCACGACGAATCTTCATTGGAGTTTGAAAAGGCTTTTAATGATCTCTTCTTAACTATTCTgagaaaaaatcaaaaccaaaatgatACAGACTCCGATCAGGATACTAAGGTCATCGTTGGTACCGGTGTTGATTCTCAATTAGGTACTGATACAAGAATCGTGAAGTTCGGATTTGAAAACATCGGTTTAATTGAATCCGAGTTTATTGAGCCGAAGCTGACCAAGGACGAAGTTGATGTTAATTTGAAATCAATTTCACTTGACTCTGCAGATGATTTAAGTTCAGTAAGAGAATCAATTCAAAATTATTCAACTTTTGGTACAACAGATGAAGGTAATTTTCAATCTAATTTTAAATATGTTTTCTCTGTAACCAATGGATCTAGTGCTGAAGTTCAGGAATACATGGAGCAATTGAAGTTTCTAGATTATCAAGAAGGTAAACCCTTCGTTTCTCAACATAATTCTCTTAATATTGTTTTGGATTCTCAAGTTAGAAGGGTTACAAATGCTGAGGTAAAGGATTTCAACTTGTTACATCAGAATGCCAATGCTGAATCTCAGCAGTTTGAAGATCAAAAGTTAATTACATATGATAACCTTAATCAATTTACTTCTTACATATTCCAAATTCTCAAGGTATTTTCCAGACTGCAAATTATATCTAGTTCTGATTCTGTCTGTATGCTTTTTGATTGCGGTAAAGAGTTTGTAGTCTGTGAGATGTATTCTTATTGTGCTAGAAGAAATTTGAAATTATGTCTTGAGACACTTTCTTCTTGTTTGATTATCCCAATGGAGAAATATGATGAGGAATCCTATTATGAGCTTATTCTTCAGCATGGGTGCCAATTGGATTCCAAATTTATGAATTCAGTTGTGTTTGTATTGGTAAAAGATAGTGACAGTTATAATGGTGAGAATCTGTTTGCAAGAATGTACGACAGAGATTGCATCACCAGTTATGCTTGTGGTCGTTTGTTGTTTGATCAATGTAGAATACATCAGACCAAATTGTGGAATTCTTATTTAGAGGTGCTAGTGGCATCAAGTTCAGAATTATTTCATACATTACTTAATTACATGAGAAGCAATGATTATGAGCTGGATTATTTGAATGTAAATAGTTATGTAATTGGTGTGGCTGAAGTGCTTGTGAAAACATCTCAAGGACATAATGAAGATGGTGATACATTGATTGTTGGAAGGGTATTTGATCGAGGAAGGATGTTGAAATCGAGTTGGAATAGTTCTAAATTCTGCTTGAATACTcttagttctggtgtgtttttTCTTATGGTGTCAGCCTGGATGAATGAGTATACTgggaattttgtttatgagcagCTTAACGACTCAAAGATGTTCACTGTCACCAACAACAAATTTTCAAGTGTAAAGTGGGTTGGATGTAGCCTTGACCTTGCTCGAACATTATTTGATCGTGGTAAAGAATTTTACGTACTTATAAGTGGGTATTCAGTATATGAGCTAGATCTGGAACTTGGGCTCTGTTGTGATTTCTTATTCAAGTATATGAATATGTTTTGTTTGTTAAGTGGGGATTGTTGTGATGCTAGCAAGCTGAATTATGAAAAGTCGCAACAGGGCAGTATCGTTTGGACAGTTTTGAATCGTTCGACCCTTCAAGTGACAAGGGTACGTGAGTACAGAAATGTACCAGAAAGGTTCAGTCAAGTGCTTGTTAAAGATGACAGTCGTTCTACACAGATGGAAGAGGCTTGTAAGAAGTTCATGGGGCAAGAAATACTCTCAACCAATACCACTATGCTACTAGTGAAGATGTTAAACTTTGTACAGCTAAACCTATGGATTTTCTTATTAGATATTGAATTATCCTTACTTTGGAGGCCTTCACATAGATTACCTATTGGTAATAAGCTCCTGAATGTTAGTTCGATGAAGACTAATAGTAACACAGTAGAGAAAGGTGATTTATCGAAGATTCTTGTACAAAATTTAGGCGGCAACATTGGAATTCTGTCACTAAATACTGTAGCTACAACCTGTGATGAGTTCTCTACAGAAAGGCCTAGAAGTATTCTTCCGTGGGTGAGTTTCTTCTTGCCCAGTTTCTTGCATACATCTACTATGAATGATAACCATAATACCCGAAGAAAATCTATGAAGGAAACTATTATTCCTGGCTTGTTTGTTTTCAACACCTTTGAGGATACTAGGAGAATTTTTTGGCTCAAGAGAGGTTATAGAGGAGTGGAACGCTATGCAAGAAGAAAGGAAATCAAGGGAATGCTCGCAAAGGCTTGTGCTGGTGAAATCAGTGGACATGAATGGTTGGAAGAAATGCTTATGGGAGTTGGTTGTTCTCGTACTCAGCTAAGAGTTGCAGTTTTGAAGTTAACTgtcatattgattattcaaatatGCAGTTTATTATAG